The Streptomyces sp. KMM 9044 DNA window AGCTCGGCGTGGCAGAGGAGGACTCCGGCCTGGCGGATCGTCTCGGCGGCGATCAGTGGATCGTGACAGCCCTGCACGGCGGTGAAGAAACTGTGGCCGCGGGGCCACTGGGCGGCCACGGCGAAATGACTGCTGTCCCGGCGCTGCCAGTCGGTGAGCATGACCTCGGCAACGCTGGCACGGTGGACGAATTCTTTCGGAACAGTGGTGGTCAAGGACGGGTGGCGGAACAATCCTTTTTCCGCGAGTGTCGCCGTCTCGTCCTGGGAGAATGGTGCGCTGGATGTGAGGCGTTCGGCGCGGAACGTGCTCGCGGACATAGCTGCTTCCCCCCTGAGCGGCAGTGGCGCATTGGAGACCGGTTGACTCCGGCATCCCGAAGGTACCTACCGTCCGGTTTAGTTTCTAGCGGTAGGGATCATTCCGGGTCTTCGAACTTGATGGGGGTACCGCCGACCGTCGGCACCTCGGCACCCGCCGACTGCCCGTCGAACGTCCTGGTCGGGCGGCGCTCCGTGGGGCGGCCGAGGCACGTCGGCCGACGATCACCCCCACCACTTCGAAGAGCCATCATTCCGGCCGCGGGGAAAGCGGAATTTTGTAGTCCCGTATGATCCGGTCGGGTCTCGCCAATCGCGCCGAGCCGGGCATCTCTTGAGGTCGGCGGCAGTCCTTTAATGAGTGCCGTGTGGATGATGAAGAGACTTCGAGTCATTTCGGCCGGAATCGCGGGGCGCCGGCGCTGCCGGATTTCGAGCAACTCTCAAGTAATTCTCCATCGTTCTGATCAGACCCTGGGAAAAACGGTTCTGAACCGCCCCGGGCGCCGCCGCCTTCGCGTCACGCGGTCCCGTCCCCACCGGAGAACCGGCTGAGCGCGAGTGTGAGCGCGTCGGCCACCGCCCGACCGGATGGCACGGCATCGTGCCATCACCTGCAGTCTCCGTCGTCGCCATCGAAGGGCTCCACCGTGCAGGGCCGCCCGGACCTGCGCAGGCGGCATCCGCGGTGCACCGGTACCCGAGGGCCTTCGGCGAGCCGGGCCGCGAGATCATCGGCGCCGTCCCCCCTCGAGGGCGCCGCCGGGATGGCCGCGGCGCTGCGGGCCGAGGCCTCCGCCGCGGACGGCCCGCGCGCCCGGGTCACCGCACTCGCCCGCACTTACCTTGACTTCACCGAGCGCAACCCGGCGGTCTACGACGCCATGTTCCAGCTCGGCGGCGGCCGGGCGTTCGCGCGCGAGGACACCCCCGAGCCGCTGCAGGACGCCTTCGCCGCCCTGCCGGAAAGCCTCGGCGAGATCGCCGGGGACGGGCGTCCACCCGGCACTGTTCACCGAGGTGTTCTGGGCGGCCCTGCACGGGCTGGCGACCCCGCCCCGAGCGGGACGACTGCCGTCGGCGGACGCCGAGCAGAGAGTGGAGCTGCTGGTGGACCGGCTCGCCATGGCCTGCCACACCGTCTGAACGGACGGGCAGCCGGGGTCTTCCAGTCCGGCTGCTGACCTGCGGCATCGCTTCTGGTCACTCGCGTCCACGCGGCGGAGCCGCAGATTGCAGGGCCCCCGCGCCCCTGACGAGGCCCAGATCCATCGTCACCCCCTGCTCCGCGCACCTGCCGAAAACGACCGTGACAGGTACCGCGAGAACCGGACCAGAATAATGGGATGAAAATCCATGTGCGGGGCAAACGCCGCCGACCGGCACGCGACGCAATGGGAATCCGAGCTTGGAGCCAGGGGCGCGGTGCGTGTGCCGCGCGCCAGGGTGGTGCCCCTGCCCGCCCCGCCCGCGTCGTACACCGCGGCGGTCGAGCGATACCTCACCGGCGCGGGCATCGCGAAGGCCTCCGCGCGCATTTACCGGATCTCGTTGACGACGCGGGAGCGGATGTTCGCCGGTGAACCGGCGCCGACCGGGTCCGCCCGCCGGGGCGCGAAGCCGCCCCTCTTCCCCGTCACGGCGATCGACGATCCGGCCCTGCCGGAGATGCTGGCCGAGCTGGCGGCGGCGCAGGCGGAGGAGACGGACGCCGACACCGTCAACCGGGAACCGCCCATCGCCCGCAAGGCAATCGGCTGGTGGCGGTGCCAGGGCTGGATCGAACGCGACCCGCCGATCGGCATCGAGCGGCGGTCGGCACCACCCGACCGCACCAAAGCCCTGGCCGAGAACCAGATCGCCGCCCTGCGGCGCCTGGACGTCGCCCTGCGGGAGAGGACTCAGTGGAAGATGCTCCACGAGTCGGCGGCGCGGGCCGACGAGGTGCTGTGCCTGAACGTCGAAGACCTGTACCCGCAGGACAAGCGCGGGAAGATCACCGCCAAGGGCGGAGCGACCGACTGGTGCCCCGGGCAGGGCCGGTTCTTCGCCCCGGGGGGTGAGATATCAGCCGAGGAGGTTCTTGTGGATACGGCCGTCCTTGATGATGACGGCAAGATTCTTGTCCGGGTCACCCAGCAGGGGGAGGTCCTGGGGGCGCCTTCGACGAGGAGGACATCGGCCCAGGCACCGGCCGTTCTCTGGCCGAGCTCAGCCTCCTTGTGGGGATTGCGTTCGCCGGACAGTCGGAAGAGCTCGGCGTTGCCGGACGTGGCGATCCTCGGTGCCTCGGCGGGGGTGAAGTCGAAGTGGGGGGACAACCGGGTGAGCATCTCGTTCTGCAGGCCAACCTTCTCGGGTTCGAGCAGCAGGTCGGTGCCGAAGGCGATCTTCGCGCCCTCGTCTTGTGCCCACTTGCTCGATCAGGTCCTCCGGCTCCCCGTCCTGCCGCACCCGTGTTCCTCTACCCACCCGAGATCACTCGTTCAGCTCAGCGAGACGCCCAGTGAGGGGAAACGACGACCACCACGGTCACGCAGCGCTGCATGTCCGTTCGCGGTAGCCATACGAGAACAGGGCGGCATGGCTGAATCCCAACCCTCTTGGTGATCGACACCGGCCGAACATTGACAAACCGACTGTGCTGTTTTTTCATCGAGAGAGGTTGTGCAGCCGTGGCCCGGCAGGCACGCAGGCTGAGACGCGGAGGCCGAGCCTGATCCGCGTAAACCGATGGGGGAGAGAGTGGACATCAAGGTGCTGGGCGCGCTGTCGGTGCGCGAGAACGGGGTGTCCGTCCTGCCGACGGCACCCAAGCCACGGCAGGTGCTGGGCCTACTGGCCATCCACGCCGACCAGGTGGTCCCGGTGTCCGTCCTGGTCGACGAACTGTGGAGCGCCACCCCACCACGCAGTGCCCGCACCACGCTGCAGACATACATCCTGCAGCTGCGCGAGCTGATAGGCACCGCACTGGCTTCCGCCGAGAACGAGCAGTGCACGGCCAAGGACATCCTTACCACCGTTCCCGGCGGTTACCGCCTGGAGACACGGGGCGGCACCGTCGACTACCGGGAATTCGAGCGCCGCGCCGGAGTCGGTTACCGGGCCATGGACACGGAGGACTACGCGGGCGCGGTCCGTCAACTGGCCGATGCCCTGTCACTGTGGCAGGGGCCGGCCCTGGCCGACATCCGGGCCGGCAACCAGATCGAGATGGAGGCCAGGCGGTGGGAGGAGGCCAGGCTGTGCGCGCTCACCCAGCGCCTCGACGCCGACCTGCGCCTGGGGCGGCACCGGGAGCTGCTCCCGGAACTGACGGTCCTTGTTTCCCAGCATCGGACGCACGAGAGCCTGCACAGCCAGTTCATGCTGGCGCTGCACCGTGCGGGCCGGAGCAGTGAGGCCCTCGACGTCTACCAACGACTGCGCACCACGCTCGTCACGGAGCTGGGCTTGGAGCCCTCGGCGCCGCTCAGCCGGCTGCAGCGCTCCATTCTGACGACCCGACCCGACGAAGCGGCCTCCGTCCCCGCAACGAGCGGCAGCGACCGGCTCGTCGGCCGGGCGAACTGACCGACGGCGTCGGCCGGGCGCCGGACTGCCCTGTCCCGCCAGCCTCGCAGCGGCCGGTTCCTCGGAGCGAGGACGAGCCGGCCTCATCTCCGGGTGGCGTACAGGTCGAAGGTCGATGTCCCCCGTGAGTCAGCAACGATGTCAAGACGCGGGTCGACGGAGAGCATCGCCTGGTACATCCGCTGCAACTGCGGCGAGGGCTCCACACCCAGTTCGTGATCGAGCCGCTGGCGCAGCCGGCGGTAGACGTTCAGTGCGTTCGCCCGACGGCCGGACCGGTACAGCGCCACCATGGCCTGCGCGTGCAGACCCTCGTGCTGGGGGTGCCGGGCTATCAGGTCGGTCAGTCCGGCGACGAGTTCGGTGTGCCGCCCCAGCCGGAGCTCGGCGTCGATCCGGCGCTCACTCGTGACCAGACGGGACTGCTCCAGCCGCATCACCTCGAGCTCGAGGACCGCTCCGACCTGGACATCGGCCAGCGGGGGGCCCTCCCACAGGGCGAGCGCCTCTCGCAGTAACGAGGCTGTACGTGCGTCGTCGCCGCTCTCGAACGCACGCTGGCCCTCGGCCACCAGGCGGTCGTACCGGTACACGTCGACCGCCTGGGGGGAGATCTGCAGCAGGTAGCCCCCGTAGCGGGTGGCGAGCATGTCCTTGGCCGAGCCGGCCGCCTCGGGGCCCATGGCGGTGCGCAGCATGCGGCGCAGTTGGAGGATGTACGTCTGGAGCGCGGTCAGCGAGCTCTGCGGCTGATCGGCGCCCCAGATCTCCTCCGTGAGAGTGGACACCGGCACGACCCGACCGGGACGGAGCGCGAGCAGTGCCAGGATCTGGCGGGGTTTCCGCGCGGTCGGGACGATGGAGACTCCTTTCACTTCGGCATGCAGTGCACCCAGCACCTTTATGTTCATTCTTCCCCCGTACCGTTTCCGAAGCTGTCGGCTAAGTGCTCTGTCGAGTCTCAAATAGTGTCTGTTCTTCGATTTCTGCGAAGTTTTCCGCTGGCCGACCGCAAGGTGCCCTCCAGTCTTTATGGAGGCTTGCACCAGATGGACTCAAGCATTCCTCCATCGGTCCGTGAGTAAGGGTTCTGACGTATCACTGACGCGACCCTGACAAGGTATCAGTGAACGGCAGACGCGTGGAGGTGCCTGTTCCAGGGGCAGGCTCGTACTGCTAGTTTTCCTACCATGGTGAAGGAATTGGAGAGCGCGGCCGCCCACCGGACGGAGACCTCTCCTCCTCAGGGGACTGACAGCCCTTCTGACGCCGACGAGCTGCCGTGAACACCTGCCTGCGAAAACGGTCAGCCAGTCCGACGGCCAGGGAGTGGAATCCGCGTCGAGCATGCCGAAACCGGCGTTTTGAGGACTCATTAGATTTCCCGTGCGAGGGTGGGATGGAGTTTCGGATTCTGGGTTCCGTGCAGATCTACGATGACCGCACCGACCTGCGGATCGTGCCCGCGGGCGCCAAGCAACGTGCCTTGCTCGGGGCTCTCGTGGGGAAGGCCGGCCAGGTGGTGCCCTCCGACCGCCTCGTCGACGAACTGTGGGGCGAACAGCCACCGGCCAATGCGGCCAATGCCCTGCAGGCCCATGTGGCCCGCCTGCGGCGGCTGTTGCCGGTGACCGTCGGACCGGGGAAGCGGCGGCACGAGTGGCTGGTGACCCGGCCCACGGGGTACGTACTGCGTCTGAACGGGATCGAGACCGATGCGCAGCGCTTCGCGCGCATGGTCGCCGAAGGCCGGGCGCTGATTCCCGTCGGTCCCGCCGGCGCGGCCGATGTCCTGCGCGAGGCCCTCGCCCTGTGGCGGGGAGCGGCCCTGGAGGGCAGCGGGCGCGGCGCCATCTGTTCGGCGGAGGCCTCGATGCTGGAGGAGAGCAAGCTCGTCGCCATGGAGGCCCTGTACGACGCGTGCCTGCGCGCAGGCCGTGGGGAGGAGATCACCGGCGAACTGGAGGAGCTGACGATCGCCCATCCGCTGCGGGAGCGGTTCTACGAGCTGCTGGTGACCGCGCTGCACCGGTGCGGTCGGCAGGCGGAGGCCCTGATCACGTACGAACGGGCGCGTCACAGGCTCCGGCACGACCTGGGCATTGCCCCGGGGCCGGCACTGCGCGGCCGTATGGAGGCGATCCTGCACGGCAGGGAGGGGGCGGACGCGGAGGCTGACCCCGTAGGGGGAGCACCGTACGCGCACGACGACACCGACGTACGGATGCTGCGTGACGAGATCGCCTCGCTGCGCCGTCGCGTTGAGCGGCTCTCCCAGGAACAGCGAGACCTGGGCGGGCGGCTCGACCGGCTCATGGCGCAGGAAGCGCCGAGTCTTTAGGGAGGGGCGGGATGTCGGGGCGGCTGGGGCACGCGTGCGGCGGACGCCACCCGGGCGGCCAAAACCGCACGAGCAGACGGGGTCCGCTGTCCGGCCCGGCACCGTTGCTTGCGCCTGCGCCCTTCGCCACCCTTCTCGAAGTGAGCGCGAGCGGCCCGCGAGCCGTATCAGAAGTTCGTCAGGCCGCTGGCGGAGAACCCCGTCACGATGTGCCCGGAGGGGCACACCCGGGGGACGCCGTCCTCCAGGGCCCCAGCGACCTGCGGCCCCGTCCGGGAAGTGGCAACGGCCCAGAGGAGGAAGAGACATGACGGGGTGGAGCCATCGGCGGAGGGGACAGATCCGCCCCCTCCGCTCGGCGGTGACCGCAGGTGCTTCGGGACCGTCCGTGCCGGTGGCCCGGCCGCAGTACGACGCGTTGCTCGACTCCTGCACGGACCGACACACCGGACGGTACGTGGAGCAGGTCTGGTGGTACTGGCACGGACCGCTGGACACCCAGCGGTTCACCGCAGCCTGGCAGTCCGTCGCCGACCGGGAGGTGATCCTGCGCGCCGCCTTCGAACGGGAACCTCAACCGCGCGTCGTCTTCCACAACGAGGTCCGTGCGGAGGTCGTGCGGCATCCGGCGGGTACCGTCGACCGGGACGAGCTCCTGGCACGCGACCGGCTGCGCGGCTTCGACCTGGGCCGCCCCGGCCCATTGCGTGTCACCCTCGTCGATGTCGGCGAGGACGCACGCCCGGCGGCCCCGCGCGGCGCCGCGGAGGTCACCTGGGTTCTGCTCACCTTCCACCACGGGCTGCTGGACGCCCGGAGCGTGTTCGTACTGCTGGACGAGTTCAGCCGGGCCTACCTCGAAGGCGGCGTGCTGCCGGGCGGCGAACGCCGGCCGGACCTCCGCGACTGGGCACACTGGCTGGAGCATCAGGACACCGCCCCGGCGCAGGACTTCTTCAACCGGATCGCACCCGACGGACCGCCCGTCGTGCAGCCCGCTCTGCCCGGACCCCGGACCCGGCAGAGCGGATGCGGCCGGGCCGATACCCGGCTGGTTGCCTCCGAGGCGGACCGGCTGCACCGGTGGGCGGCCGCGTGGGGCCTGCCGGACTCCAGCGCTCTGCACGCCGTGTGGGCGCTGCTGCTGTACCGGGCGGCGGACGCCACCGGTCCTGCCCCGGTGGGCTTCGGCGTCACTGTTTCCGGGCGCGGCATCGCCCTGGACGCCGTCGACCGGCTGGTCGGGCCGCTGCGCAGCTGCCTGCCGATGACCGTGCGGGTCGACCCGGCCCAGCCGGTGATCCGGCTCCTGGAGACCCTGCGCGACCAAGCACTGGACCTGGCCGCTTACGAGTGGGTCTGCATGGAACAGGTCCACGAGTGGACCGGCCCCCCGGCGCCAGGACGGCTGCTGGACAGCCTGGTCTCCGTGGAGACCACCTCGCGGCCGCTCGCCGATCTGCGGGCCCGGCTCGCCGATGCCGGTGTCCGGTTCGGGGAGCAGTACGCCAGCGGCGCGCACAGCCTCCTGCTCGCCGCCCTGCTCGCCCGGCCCGCCACCGACGGTTCGCTGACCCTCTCGGCCGTTCACGACCGGGCCCGGCTCTCCGACGCCGATGCGGGCATACTGGTCGACCAGTGTGCCCGCCTGTTGCGCCATCTGCCCTCCATCGGGGAGACCGAGACCGTCACCGAAGTGCTGACCGTGCTCGGTGGGGACGAACCGCCCCGTGCCGCACCGCCGCAGCACGGCACGGGGAGCTGACACATCCGGCGGTCCGCCCGGAGGGGGAGCGACGGAGGGGGAGCGACGGAGCACTGTGTCCTTCGTCTGCCGCTCAGGAGGAAAAACGCAGGTCGGAATGGCCTGTGCGGCAGGTCAGCGACCGAAGCGACCGAGGGGACGGGTATATGAGGACATGGGTATGCGCGCGCCTGCGTCATATATAGGGGACTTGAGTCGCTTCGGTCGCTGCCTTCGTTCCCGTATCCATCCCCACCTGCACTGTTATTCGGTTATCGGGAGCCTGCCCCGGAGCTCCGGCCGCTGCCGGGCTTACCCGCGAGTCGCTGTACCGGGGTACGCGGTTGCCCTCGTCCGGGCACGTCGACGACGACGAGACGGCGTGACGCACCGCGCTGCGGCGGGCGAAGAATGGCCGAACTCGGCAGCTGCACGGACTGAAGGACGAAGATAATAT harbors:
- a CDS encoding AfsR/SARP family transcriptional regulator, giving the protein MDIKVLGALSVRENGVSVLPTAPKPRQVLGLLAIHADQVVPVSVLVDELWSATPPRSARTTLQTYILQLRELIGTALASAENEQCTAKDILTTVPGGYRLETRGGTVDYREFERRAGVGYRAMDTEDYAGAVRQLADALSLWQGPALADIRAGNQIEMEARRWEEARLCALTQRLDADLRLGRHRELLPELTVLVSQHRTHESLHSQFMLALHRAGRSSEALDVYQRLRTTLVTELGLEPSAPLSRLQRSILTTRPDEAASVPATSGSDRLVGRAN
- a CDS encoding AfsR/SARP family transcriptional regulator → MNIKVLGALHAEVKGVSIVPTARKPRQILALLALRPGRVVPVSTLTEEIWGADQPQSSLTALQTYILQLRRMLRTAMGPEAAGSAKDMLATRYGGYLLQISPQAVDVYRYDRLVAEGQRAFESGDDARTASLLREALALWEGPPLADVQVGAVLELEVMRLEQSRLVTSERRIDAELRLGRHTELVAGLTDLIARHPQHEGLHAQAMVALYRSGRRANALNVYRRLRQRLDHELGVEPSPQLQRMYQAMLSVDPRLDIVADSRGTSTFDLYATRR
- a CDS encoding AfsR/SARP family transcriptional regulator, with the protein product MQIYDDRTDLRIVPAGAKQRALLGALVGKAGQVVPSDRLVDELWGEQPPANAANALQAHVARLRRLLPVTVGPGKRRHEWLVTRPTGYVLRLNGIETDAQRFARMVAEGRALIPVGPAGAADVLREALALWRGAALEGSGRGAICSAEASMLEESKLVAMEALYDACLRAGRGEEITGELEELTIAHPLRERFYELLVTALHRCGRQAEALITYERARHRLRHDLGIAPGPALRGRMEAILHGREGADAEADPVGGAPYAHDDTDVRMLRDEIASLRRRVERLSQEQRDLGGRLDRLMAQEAPSL
- a CDS encoding condensation domain-containing protein — translated: MARPQYDALLDSCTDRHTGRYVEQVWWYWHGPLDTQRFTAAWQSVADREVILRAAFEREPQPRVVFHNEVRAEVVRHPAGTVDRDELLARDRLRGFDLGRPGPLRVTLVDVGEDARPAAPRGAAEVTWVLLTFHHGLLDARSVFVLLDEFSRAYLEGGVLPGGERRPDLRDWAHWLEHQDTAPAQDFFNRIAPDGPPVVQPALPGPRTRQSGCGRADTRLVASEADRLHRWAAAWGLPDSSALHAVWALLLYRAADATGPAPVGFGVTVSGRGIALDAVDRLVGPLRSCLPMTVRVDPAQPVIRLLETLRDQALDLAAYEWVCMEQVHEWTGPPAPGRLLDSLVSVETTSRPLADLRARLADAGVRFGEQYASGAHSLLLAALLARPATDGSLTLSAVHDRARLSDADAGILVDQCARLLRHLPSIGETETVTEVLTVLGGDEPPRAAPPQHGTGS